A single region of the Bifidobacterium asteroides DSM 20089 genome encodes:
- a CDS encoding Fur family transcriptional regulator — protein sequence MNAGSSVGRRTRQKNAIWRVLQTQNDFVSAKELHRLLRDSGQRIGLATVYRQLGSLHMSGSLDCIEHGGIRLYRVCLAQRKHHHHLVCERCGRTVEISPPDDGWLKAVAAEHGFTVSSHTLEVYGLCNSCRNHSGQADLSAPPGPWA from the coding sequence ATGAACGCTGGCTCATCCGTCGGCCGCCGGACGCGGCAGAAAAACGCCATCTGGAGGGTTCTTCAGACCCAGAACGACTTCGTCTCAGCCAAGGAGCTGCACAGACTTCTTCGCGACTCGGGCCAGCGAATCGGCTTGGCCACGGTTTATCGACAGCTGGGATCCCTGCATATGTCCGGCAGCTTGGACTGCATCGAACATGGTGGCATTCGCCTTTACCGGGTCTGCCTGGCCCAGCGGAAACATCATCACCATCTGGTTTGTGAACGCTGCGGCAGGACCGTGGAGATCAGCCCTCCGGACGATGGCTGGCTGAAGGCCGTGGCGGCTGAGCATGGCTTTACGGTCTCCTCGCACACCTTGGAGGTATACGGCCTCTGCAACAGCTGTCGTAACCACTCTGGTCAGGCGGATCTCAGTGCTCCTCCCGGCCCTTGGGCATGA